A window from Pichia kudriavzevii chromosome 5, complete sequence encodes these proteins:
- a CDS encoding uncharacterized protein (PKUD0E04950; similar to Saccharomyces cerevisiae YGL014W (PUF4); ancestral locus Anc_4.114) — MSDQTTISSFEDSLSQINVNANLTTNTTPPIGDYHGNNSSVGNTTSRQSNSTSSIVAPSSSSIPVTDVNFNTLPNVLSSLNLDENTIFKNATAPTTATATSTNTNTTNTPPINWTSNPTNPSSNSYNGFSVMQDLPVNVGHISSTSKHQHTASSASGNSSLKDENYDSSFNNGNTSAMRIADENNANRNSFILPDSYLFEQPITNTPNSSVLSPNKTRTATFTTPVLGETSRRLNYNLASPNNQGINQLNAQSMGNEALGMGIAPGILNPNDPSSIFSNCMPNQFGFPNNTSTPPLNGLPTGLMNPNQPALNLFNAGFPQQVINNGYPQHILQQNYSFENGTNPNIIRPSGIEPNFSGTTPNNGAANTKGNNVNNNNSSNNNNNNGNLLSHRSNLGINSTANVHRKHSSNNKRGEDAARFVNATLNDFINEIYYLCKDQHGCRFLQRQLELNSELAATKIFNEIQLNVIELMIDPFGNYLIQKLLERVDESQRTTLVRNASSQFVRIALDPHGTRALQKLVECISTETEYKIIINSLSSYVVLLSRDLNGNHVIQKCLQKLPPNYCDFIFEAACENCVKIAKHRHGCCVLQRCFDHGTPKQCEQLSLKVGENAVELSIDPYGNYVVQYVLSMEENRLRLQNDPSSATKIPDTSKSIDLIISSLANNLTKLSTHKFGSNVIEKSLRIPTLSPILIKQLLSHPESLKLLLHDAYGNYVLQTSLDVADDSSFKELSEQLKPYLSDVRNTPHGRRILSKLISRGGNAAILNANLGENFSLESLEQPNNHNNGHRRHHNNNNNHYYHHNHNNNNNNYSHSQNQNHHHHNNNNTGNYNLGYNSGSGYNNKSW, encoded by the coding sequence ATGTCCGATCAAACAACTATCTCTtcatttgaagattctTTATCCCAAATTAATGTCAATGCAAATTTAACAACTAATACCACTCCTCCCATTGGTGATTACCATGGGAACAATTCCTCTGTTGGAAACACCACAAGCAGGCAATCCAATTCAACTTCAAGTATTGTTGCCCCAAGCTCAAGTTCAATTCCAGTCACTGATGTTAATTTCAACACATTGCCTAACGTTTTGAGTTCTCTCAATTTGGACGAAAAtactattttcaaaaatgctACGGCCCCTACTACTGCTACTGCTACCTCTACTAATACTAATACTACCAATACTCCCCCAATTAATTGGACATCGAATCCAACTAATCCATCCTCGAATTCCTACAACGGCTTCTCTGTTATGCAAGATTTACCTGTTAATGTTGGCCATATTTCGTCCACATCTAAACACCAACATACTGCATCATCCGCTTCAGGTAACTCGTCATTGAAGGATGAAAATTATGACTCTTCGTTTAATAATGGTAATACAAGCGCAATGAGAATTgctgatgaaaataatgcAAATAGAAATTCATTCATTTTACCTGACTCCTATTTGTTTGAACAACCAATTACAAATACTCCAAACTCCTCGGTTTTATCACCAAATAAGACCAGAACTGCCACTTTTACCACGCCTGTCCTAGGTGAGACCTCTAGAAGATTGAATTATAATCTTGCATCGCCAAACAATCAAGGAATCAACCAGTTAAACGCCCAATCGATGGGCAATGAAGCTCTGGGTATGGGTATTGCACCAGGAATCTTGAACCCTAATGACCCTTCATCGATATTCAGTAATTGTATGCCGAATCAGTTTGGGTTTCCAAATAATACTTCTACTCCTCCGTTGAATGGATTACCAACCGGATTAATGAATCCAAATCAGCCTGCTTTGAATTTATTTAACGCTGGATTCCCTCAACAAGTTATCAATAATGGCTATCCACAGCACATCTTACAACAGAATTATTCGTTTGAAAATGGTACTAATCCAAACATTATCAGACCAAGTGGCATTGAACCTAACTTTAGTGGTACCACTCCAAACAATGGTGCAGCCAACACTAAGGGTAACAACgttaacaacaacaacagcagcaacaacaacaacaacaacggTAATTTATTATCACATCGCAGTAACCTGGGCATAAACTCTACTGCTAATGTCCATAGAAAGCATTCATCCAATAACAAAAGAGGTGAGGATGCCGCTAGGTTTGTCAACGCAACTTTAaatgattttatcaatgaaatATATTACTTGTGTAAGGATCAGCACGGCTGCAGATTTTTACAGAGACAGCTGGAATTAAACAGCGAACTTGCAGCCACCAAGatattcaatgaaattcaACTGAATGTTATTGAACTAATGATTGATCCATTTGGTAATTATTTAATTCAAAAGTTGCTTGAGAGAGTTGATGAGAGTCAAAGAACTACATTGGTTAGAAATGCGTCGAGCCAGTTTGTTAGAATCGCATTAGACCCGCATGGTACCAGAGCATTACAGAAATTAGTCGAGTGTATCTCGACCGAAACTGAATATAAAATTATCATTAACTCTTTGTCTTCCTATGTTGTTTTATTGTCAAGGGATTTGAATGGTAATCATGTTATCCAAAAATGTTTACAAAAACTTCCTCCAAATTATTGTGATTTTATATTCGAAGCTGCATGTGAGAATTGTGTTAAAATTGCCAAACATAGACATGGATGCTGTGTTTTACAAAGATGTTTTGACCACGGAACTCCTAAACAATGTGAACAACTATCATTGAAAGTTGGTGAAAATGCTGTCGAATTGAGTATCGATCCTTATGGTAATTATGTTGTTCAGTATGTTTTAAGTATGGAAGAAAACAGATTAAGACTTCAGAACGACCCTTCATCAGCCACTAAAATCCCAGACACTTCAAAGTCGATTGACTTgattatttcttctttagcTAACAACTTGACTAAACTCTCTACTCATAAATTTGGATCcaatgttattgaaaaatcattgaGAATACCAACTTTGTCTCCAATCTTAATTAAACAGCTTCTAAGTCACCCAGAAAGTTTGAAGTTATTATTACATGATGCATATGGTAATTATGTCTTACAAACTTCTCTGGATGTTGCAGATGATTCGAGcttcaaagaattgagTGAGCAACTGAAACCATATTTGAGTGATGTAAGAAATACTCCTCATGGTAGAAggattttatcaaaactaaTCAGTAGAGGTGGTAATGCAGCTATTCTGAATGCTAATTTGGGGGAAAATTTTAGCTTAGAGAGTTTAGAACAGCCTAACAACCACAACAATGGACATCGTCGCCATcataacaacaataataaccATTACTATCACCATAACcacaataacaataacaataactaTAGCCACagtcaaaatcaaaatcatcatcatcacaataataataatactGGCAATTATAACTTAGGATATAACTCAGGTTCAGGTTATAACAACAAGTCATGGTAA